CTCTGCGCTTTCAGCCAGCGATGCAGTAACTGCATTTTCCggctggttcgtcatctgctGCGATCCGGGGCCCGATGTGGCGCTGTTGGACGCAGAGGACGAAGCAGGTGCGGCGACGTATGTTTGATTTTCGGGATCCCAATAAAGGTATGAACTGGTTTCACTATTGTAATAGTACTGCGAGTTGGCATCGTAGTAAAGCCCGGTGGTAGGATCGTAATAAAAGCCAGAAGTTTCGTCATACTGATACTGTGAGGTATCTGGTGTAGCTATtagtagaaacaaaacagatattTTTAAGTACTTTACTGGGATATAAACAAACAAGGAATTGCAATACGTACGATACTTCCTTCCATCCACACCGTTCGGCACGGGAAGTTGCGGTCCGGATTGGACTGGGGCAGTTGAAGAACCCATCGCAAGACCATATACGTCGGATTTATCCAACTTTGAACTATTGGGACCAGATTGCTGTTTCCGGGCTATCGCTGACTGAGCCACAGCAGCACCGCTGTTGGCTGTTTCGCCTAAACCAGCGGAAGCACGCGGTCCTGCCGCTTGTCCATCGGTAACAGTCGACAGTTGATTTGTGTAGTACTCCGTATAGTATTGCAGATAGTGTTTATGTTCGGTCGCATTCGACGCGTACATAGACGCACTGTACTCGGCCAAACGCGGTACATCAGCGAGCGTATAGTTCTCTTGTAAACTGGCCATAGCAGCAGCTGAAGAGGAAGATGATACCATGCTCGCTGAACCGACGGCAGATCCGCTTGGCGGTGGTGCCGTAATGTCTTGGAATGCTccacgaccaccaccaccaccaccagaatTCTTATTCATTCCATGCGAATTGTGATTGTTTCCGTAACTGTTGCGATCAAAGTTATCACTTCTTCCATCACTTCGATAGCCGAAATTGTTACCACCAGAACCATTGCCTTGGTAGTTGTTCGAGTTGCTATCATTCCCATTCCTTTGTGTTCCATGATTTTGGTTGCTGTTTCCCTGTCGATTACCTTCCCTGCCTTGATGGGAATTCTGATGCTGTTTCATCAAGTTCCTATTCTCCGTATCCATGCAGTACGATATTATGACCTCCCGGTTGTCTATTCTGAGCGGTGGGTCTAGCTCCTTCAGCGCATTGTGCGTATTCATCGAATCGACCAGATTGTCGAAATGCACATAACACATGCCGCGTGAAATGGACGTCAGCGGGTCACGACAAATGACCACCTTGCCGATTTTCTGCACCAATTCTGCCGGTAACTTTTTCTGCATCACGGCCATCACACTTTCCTCGTTCGTCAGCACATCCAGATTGCGTAGCATGATTTTCTTCGTCAAAATGTTACTCATCTCATCGCTGCCATCACCACCAATTTCACTGTCCTCGCGTGATGCGTGACatttgaagcaattttccCTGCGCTTGAAGTTAAAAGCGTAACACTgtgaagaaacgaaaacacgTGAAACAACAGACTTTTCATTTACATTGGGAACATTGCCCCTCTTACCTTAGCGCAATACCAATCTGTTTGGAACTTTGACGGCATCGAAAAGGTGTACTGCATGACCGCATGCTGCCCGTTGAATACCAACACACCCTacagtagaaaaaataaacaaaaacaggaaagaaagaaagaaacgaaagaattAGTCGTCTGTGTTGAGCAATATACCCGCATTCATATGTCCCGGATacactttttcgttttgttgcagAACTGCACATGCCGATGCGGTAGGAGGTATTTCGGTACGGTAGTTTCGTTCCTCCATCGCTGTACGTTAATCCTGTAGGAAAGCGGCCTCTTCCGGTGCTCTCGAAAATTTTGCTCGATCGATACGACAGCAAGCAACgggtttttattgcaataacacagcaaacaaactgggtttcgtgttgttttcaCTTCTAATGGCAGTAGCTTTTAGATAAATTTATCTTATTTAATGACGTTAATATACAAAGAGgcaaatttgatttgaacTTAAAAGTGATTCGAATAGCAAAGTTTATAGAAGTGTTGTTGATCCAcgaatattttgtttacaaccGAAGCTACTGccaatgaaaattttgtacgTTTCTTTGTTACGATGACATTATACCACCGATATCTTATGATACCAATCTACAAGTCGTGGTCTAGTAATTGACAGCAACTTATTCTTCTTGTATATGCTTGCTGTATTTTGGTACCTGTTTGTAACATATCCACCGAGTTGCTTCCTCTTCAGTGCGAAACTCGACAAATGCGAAACCCCTCGATTCACCTAGAAATAAAAGACGGTCGGGaatagaaaaaagcaaacacaaacacgataTCAATCAAAAAAGCCAGCTCTGTGCCGCATCGGTTGAATCATAATGCTCGAATTTAGAGAGTGTGTTCCACCCGTTCCAGCAGCTGATGAACGACGGTATACGCTGCGTTACGAGCGCATCCACAATTCGGGGCTGCTTTCTCCATTTCCAGTGAGCGCGGTAAGTGCATCTTGCGCACGATCGATCATCCCTTTATTAGCTTGATAAAGATGTTGCTCCAGCAGTTCGATAAAACTGTATTCCTTGTAACACTCAATCCGCTGCCAACACCACGCAGACGCCgagtttaaaatataaacttaCACAACCCCACTAACGCTTTCACTTAAATCTAagatttgttcatttttcaaatgACGAATTTCTTATACTAATGACTTTACCTGTCTTTCGTTTCCGGATCAACCTGACGTGCAGCGCCTGCAAACCGCACTGGATTAGGTCGCTGTTGATCTGTAAGAATAAAAACTAGTTATAAAccagcgaaacgaaacgattgacaaatcattgaaCATACATCAGCTTCAGTAACTTGTGGTGCCAAACCACGGATGATGATGTTATTATTCGGCTTTTGTTGATAGaaaaattcattttcactatCAAAGTTTTCCCCATCATCTATCGAGCTAGGAGAATAGCCACCACGGCGACCTCCTTTATCGCGATCCCTAAAAGCCGATCGTAATGCATTGTTAGGTGTTTTGTAATACAATGAAAGCTACTATTTACCACCTTCGATCCCGGTAACGATCTCGTTCGCGAGATCTACGATCGCGGTCCCGTTCGCGACTTCGTTCGCGAAACCGATCGCGGCTAGAGATGAATAGAGAAAGTAAAAATTTGCGTAGTGAGTCACATACTGCCGTAACAATTATCAATAATTGTTCTTAGCTAACCTGTCCCAACCACCGTCATCGTATGTTTGTTCATTCACATCCCGGTAAGAATCACGTTCGTCACTTCGCTGTCGAGGATAGGAGTAACGCTCCCTGCTGAATGACCGCGATCGGCTACGGCTGTACCGGCTGTTATTTCGATAGCGTTCCCTAAAAGATTAAAAATACACTCATTATTTCGACGGCACATTGCGTACACGGTGGGTGTTCCAGCACTCCGGTGGCGTGACACGGAACACTACCACAGAGCCGACCACACTATGACAAGCCCAGGCGAGACAATGGCACCGCGGCACCATTTCGGGGCAGCACAGCGGACGGGTTTCTTCGTGACGGCGTGTCACTGAAGGACGCATTGGTACGCCGGTGCTATACGGTTAAGCGCTTACTTCGATCTTCCTTGATTGCCCCGGTCGCGCTCATCACGTCGGCAGCGATTTCTATAGTAGCCAGAAGTATCACTGTCTGGGCTCGGTGAGACTATAAACAATCACATTTCAAAGGAAATTATTGGTCGGTCGATCGAAATTATGAAAGAATAGAGCGAAAATTGGTTTTGGCAACCTTCGCCGGACGGTTTCAGTATGATATGTGGTCTATTAACGTTCAGATATAATTTGCctagtttttttattgctgtagCGCTCAGTGGCTATCAAGAACACCTTGGAAGAGGTAGAAATTcacagaaaaacaacataaaatatttatgctcGCAAGTTGGACAGATTGATTCAATGAAGAAGCttaaaaccaaagaaaaactttCAGCTTCCTAGTTCCTAGGCAGTTGGGTTTCCTTTCGCTGTCCAATCGCACCAATCGAGAATGCACGGAAtcgcaaaaccaaaccaaaaaaaattgctAGACTTCAAAGATGGCAGACTTACAATCCATTTCATTCGCCTTGAAACGCTCCACTTTGTTCCGCCCGCGCTGGGTTTTGATTATTCGCACACTTTTGTCAACGCACAAAACGGAGTCCTGAGATATTACAAATTATTTGAACATTGCCACCTTTCTGAACAATCGACTGTAGGAAAACGATTATAAATTGCAATGAAGAACGATAAATTGCACGGATAGAATCCAGCTTTTTCCACAATGACAACACACACTGTGGGCTATCCGTACGGCCAAATTCGATTGACAGTTCAAAGGCCTGGTCAAGAATACCATGtcgcataatttattttcaagtaAAATCCTTCAACCTCAAAAGGATTCGAtatcaaaattgaaaaatctcagaaaaagtgatttttttctctaatttCAATTCATGTATAATGAGCTAAAGATTCTCTCTTGCttgttcatatttttgttcctttgcAAATCATAGTGTACATCGGTGTGTCTCTAGTACGGTCGGGTGTGGAGAGTATGCGAGTGTAGATTTTAGCATTCTGGAAAGTACCCTACAATATTCTGTCATTTCCTCGAAGTACTCCGAGCGCGCCGGTAGTTCTGATCCGTTGATGTCCGTTGGAAGCTAGCCGGTTTCTACATAACCGAAGCAGTTCTCCCGCAACTCATAACATACGTTAACTGGTAAGTAAAATAATTGGTGTAGTGAAATATTGCATGCTTCCATAATTGGTCACGTTTTCGTAGTAAATTAACGAAATTTAGTATCATATTGCCTGTCCGGGAGTTGTGATAGAAGTGAATAATTATAGTTATCAAACAACTTAAAGACACATCTATCAAGATGTAATTGCAATTAACATGGACTTGCTACCTTTTTTGTTCAGTTAAATTCGAATATTTTACAATTGTTCTTTTGTTCGATAAAATGCGCCATTTTCACCTTTGTCTTCGGCGCGTCTCACCAACACACCAGCAATGGTAATACAAAAGATCGTGCCGAGTATTGGcagtgtgtgtggtgtgctgCTGTCAAAATCGCCTATCGCTACCGGTATGCTGTTGCCTTTCGTCGTGCTATTCGTAAACATTCCGTGGTGCTCTCGTTGTGCATGTTGCGCTTTAGAAGAAGGCTCCCGTGTGTAAGATTTGGATTAACTTCTGGGAAACGACGTAGGAATGGGTTTGTGTGTCTCCCTTGCACTCGAATCATATGTGCATGTGTTTCCAGCACGAACACAATAAAGCGTAGGCTTGCGGAAGAACGATTTTTACCTGAATAGACGTTATTTGAGGAAACGGACGATTAGTTCGAGCTGGTGCAGCTAAGGCTTCAGTGTGGTTTAGCGAGCAGCAGCTAAAAAGCGTGGCATTCCCAGGTGAGATAAGCTAATTTTTATTGAAGATGAGAACCCTTCAGTGACCAGCACGCACGATCTACAATGTGTTAAAGCATCACGGATTTAAGTAACCCGGTGTAAATGGTGATATTATTAACTTAAGGCATAACATTGCTATAGACGCCATCGCATTTTGAGTAGTGCAGTTAGCAaccgaatggaaatgaaattttgcccATGCCGCCTCCGTGAGCAAAGGCCCCAGAGTCTAGGCATGAAAATGCTTTTCCTCATGCACGTTCCGGGACAGCGGATTGGGCATCGTTGTCGTTCATCCGCAAATAATTGATGCGAAAAGCGCGCGTCTCCCGCACGATGTGGCCTGCAAGTTAGCGAATGGCATTTAccgaaacgcacacacaaacgcgctcGCCGTCCAAAGAGTATTTCGTCGTGTGGTTAGCGCTCGAAAGAAAGTAGGATTATTTCAGAAATTTTCTTTGATATCATCTGTGTACCGGCATCTCTTATAAACCCTTTTCGGAACTGACCGCATATCGAGTGATGGTAGTAGTGTGATTTGCTTTCCATCTGCCGTATTGTCCGTAGCAATAATTCGTCCATCTTCTTTCTCTCCCACGTGTGTTCAATCACTTCAGCGCGCAGTACCTGGTGTGGTCGCCATTACTTGTCGAAAGAGAATCGCCGTTAGTCACCACTATTTCGCCGCTTACCCCGGACAGTGAAGCGTGATCTTTTTTTGAGAACAGTTTCGCTTAGTCTTTTCCACAACCAAGCAGCAGCGCTTTTCCGTTACCAGAGATCGTAAACACAGCTCCAAAGGGAAAATGAGCGATGACTGGGAAGAGGTAAGGAAACATTCGTTACTAGTGATTGCACTTGATATTTCGGCCGCCTCTAACATACTTGCGTGTCTCTATTTTGTTTTAGTGCGACGAGGGTCGAAGCTTCGACCAGCCAGACTTCAATGAAGTGAGCGAAAGCAACGGCAACGGGTTCGGTGATACCAACAACGGTTTTGATGACTACGAAGCGAAGAACGGCTTCAATGACGGTTCGTATGcatgtttgggtttttgtcaAACATTGATCTAATATCAGCTTACTATGTTCCATTACCATtaaatgttgtattttttcttttaatttctaGATAATAACGGATACAACGCTACTGACGATGGAGGTTATGGTGGATATTCTGGTGGTCGTGGAGGCCGTGGAGGACGGGGCGGTGGTCGCGGCCGTGACCGAGGAGGACGCAATGGTGGTGGGGGTTTCGGAGGCGAAAGAAACGGAAACTTCCGTGATCGTAACGGTGACAGTCGGCCTCCGTACTCCGGCAACAACGATCCCAGCATGGACGAAGTAAAGTCGGACAAACCGAGAAGTCTGTATATTCCACCGCTACCGACCGAAGACGAATCATTGATCTTTGGTTCTGGTATTAGTTCCGGTATAAATTTCGAAAAATTCGACGACATCGAGGTGCGTGTATCGGGTGAGAATCCACCAAATCCGGTGGACAACTTTGAAAACTCGGGACTGCGCGAGGAGGTCATGACAAATGTCCGCAAGTCAAAGTACACGAAACCGACGCCCATCCAGCGTTACGCCATCCCGATTATCCTGAACGGGCGCGATCTTATGGCATGCGCACAGACTGGCTCGGGCAAGACAGCGGCATTTATGTTGCCCATGATCAACAATTTGTTGGATATGGAAGACGGACTGGAGTTGCGCACGCGCAATCCATACATCGTAATAGTGGCACCGACACGCGAGCTGGCAATCCAAATTCACGATGAGGGGCGTAAATTTGCGCATGGCACAAAGCTGAAGGTGTGCGTATCGTACGGTGGTACCGCCGTACATCACCAGTTGCAACTAATGCGTGGCGGTTGCCACATCTTGGTGGGAACGCCAGGTCGATTGCTGGACTTTATCGACCGTGGTTATCTGACGTTGGAGAACGTCAAATTCGTTGTCCTAGATGAAGCGGATCGGATGCTTGACATGGGCTTTTTGCCCTCGATCGAGAAAATGATGGGGCACGAAACAATGGCCACAAAGGAAAATCGCCAAACGCTGATGTTTTCAGCAACGTTTCCCTCGGAAATTCAGGAATTGGCGGGCAAATTTCTCAACAATTACATCTGCGTGTTCGTCGGCATCGTGGGTGGTGCTTGTGCCGATGTGGATCAAACCATCCATCTGGTGGAAAAGTTCAAGAAGCGCAAGAAGCTAGAAGAGATTCTGAACGAGGGCAACCCAAAGGGAACGCTCGTGTTCGTGGAGACAAAGCGCAATGCAGACTATCTGGCCTCCCTCATGTCAGAAACTCAGTTCCCGACCACATCCATCCACGGGGACCGATTGCAGCGTGAGCGCGAAATGGCACTGGATGATTTCAAATTCGGCCGAATGGATGTGTTGATCGCGACGTCGGTAGCGGCCCGAGGGCTGGATATTAAGAATGTGTCCCACGTGATTAATTATGATTTGCCAAAGAGCATTGACGATTACGTGCACCGCATCGGTCGAACTGGGCGCGTCGGAAATAAGGGACGTGCAACCAGCTTCTACGACCCGGAGGCAGACCGGGCCATGGCGAGCGATCTGGTGAAGATCCTGACTCAGGCTGGGCAATCAGTGCCCGATTTCCTAAAGGATGCTGGCGGTGCTAGCACCTACATGGGATCATCTCAGTTCGGCGGCAAGGACATCCGTGACTCTCACGGTTCCCGTGTAGATGCCCAGCCGACCGCACTTGAGCCTGAGGAGGCCTGGGACTAATGGATAACGCGAAAGTGAATATCTTTAATTTttcttgttcatttttttccacttctaTTTGAAACTTCCCAAGACAAGTTTCTGTAAAAAACAGAGTTAAACTCTATATTATCTCGTATAGCGAAGTGCGTTTTGATTGTTCTACATCAATGACCTtatgtaaaaagaaaaacacaagcaTGACGCAGCGAGACTGTTCGTGTAATAAATGAAATGCTCCTttgggaaaataattaaacttgtTATCTTTAATTCTCAGCGCTAGACTATTGCGTAATCTGAAGTTGCTCAACTATGGGTTACTGAAATGATATTATCCCAGTAACATGGATGATTGGTACAGTTTTTCACAATAGTATAGTTAATGCGCGATTGGATTGAATGTTGATGGTTGTGTCGGGCAACTGAAACGATGCAATACCCGTTTTATCTGATCCCTCCTCTGATTAAGGAAGATTTGCCATCCCTCAACAATTAAGTATATAAATTCTTTAGTATAAGTACAGCAGAGTACGATCATACATGGGACATTTCACTTAAGTGTTATTTCTGATTTTTCCtccagaaaacaaacaaaaccaagaaaATGATGAAGCTTGATTATAAATAGTCCGTGGATTAATTGTGTCAGAGATTGCACTAAGGGTGGGAAAATACTGGTTGGAAATATGATCATCGAAAGGATGAGAAAGGACATTACAAGCATAGATTGCTTAATTACCTCATCAATTAATTGCCTcaataacaaaacagtaaCGATGAATGTGCTTtctttgatatttatttatccgGCAAATACATTACGTACAGCTCCAGTTCAATTCACACAAATAGAATCGACCTGGGAAGAAGCATCTCGCAATGATTGCAGCATTAGAGTTCGTGCGTTCGTCAAGCACTGCTGGAATGCTGACTTCAAAGCCTCCGATAGCTCACTGGTAGTTCCTTCTACGGCGATGGGATTGTTAAGCTTCTCCTGGATTCTTGACTGAATCGTGACTGGGTCGACGAAGATGTTCACATCCCGGAAGCTGCTCAGCAAGCTGGCCTTGGCATACTGCTGACGCGAGGAGCTGTCCTGATCCGGATACAGCCGCGCAAACATTTCATCGTCGATTTTCGCAACGCAGTTTCTGAACGACAAGCCCGCCAGCTTCATCAAGAGGTCCGTCCCGCCAGCTACCAGTTGCGCACATTTGGTATCGGCGATCGGAGTCAACCGTGCCTGGATGCTGACCTCTTCATCGATCGTTTGCTGCACGTACGGTTCTTGAGCAAGGATAAGCTCGGACTGGAGTGAAACGAACAGCTCGGAACCTCCGGCAATAAGTTTCCGTTGCTGCTTCCCTTTGGCTGACGTCTTCAGCGGCTGAAAAGCCTTCAAGGCATCTTGACGAGTACCTTCGCTGGTGTCCAGTGTGGCAATCGCGCACACCAGCAACACCGACAACGCGTACGAAAGCGAAACCATTATAGAGCGGAGAATAAACGATGGGTTTCTCGAGCGAACCGAACAACACTACTGCTCTTGGTAGATCGTTGATGTTACCTTCTTATATGAGCTGGTGTCTTATCGGTGTACTGAGCATGATTAGCTTGATAAAAGATAGACTAAAGGCTAATACAGGAAACTGTCATCGCTCCACAAATTCGGTACCCAGTGAACAGTGGACGAGGTGTGAGGGTGGCATTACTTTGCTCAGGTTCTCTCCCGGATGCACCGTGATAAGAAATTCCTGAGATATCAGCTCCGAATGATGTCCAGGATGTTAGTTGTGTGTTGTAGTGCAACGCTCTAATTTGCTGATGACGATACATCCCCCATGTTTCAAAGAGGCGTATTCGTTGATCCTTGGAGTTTTACTAAAACAACTTGAATATAACAATTAGTCAAACAGTTCCACAATAAAACTACTTGTTTTCAAATTCTATTTCTGGCATCCGCTGGAAAATGTCCACAAGCCACGAAAGTTTATTAATAGCTTGAGTAAGGCATGAAGTAAAATGTATTTCTCTGTCGCGTTACAGGTACCGTCACATCGGGCCTCAAATTGgtatttgttattttccccACCGGATACGGATTGCTGAATTCGAGCCATATATTTTACGACTCGCGATGATAACGGATTATCATTCACGGTAGTGTTCCTCGGTTGACACGGTATAAAACTCTGTTCGACGGAAGCTATGGTACCAGAACGCGTCCCACGGCGACTAGAAGGGCTTCGACAGTTTTTCGGAAAATCATTTAACTCTTGAAATCGTGACCGATTGTCGTGCAGTTCCTGGAAACAATGAAGCATTTCATCGCAGTAGCTCTTTTGTGTCTCGGAGTGGCCAAGGTATGTTTGACGATTTTGCGTTGGGTGgcatggatggatggaaactCAAATTTCTTCAACTTGGTTGCAGCTCTCCGAAGCCGGTCGTCCCGTTTCGACGGAAGTCGTTCAGAAGCTGAAGGACATCGAACCAGTGTACAAACAGCTGCAGGACACAGTGATCAACGAGGTTGCGGGAGCTAAATTAGCTACAGCGACTAGGACCGATGCATTCTACAAAGCAGTCATTGCCGATAAGGAGATATCTCTGGCTACAACGGTGCAGCTGGAGGATGATATGGTGTACCAGCTGAATGGACAAGGACCGTCGGCCGACGCGAGCTGTCTGCAATTTATCCGCAGTCTCGTAGACAGCAACATGAACGTCGCTGGTGTTGGCTACTCGAACTGTGTCAACACGGTGGAAGCGGCAGTGAACGAGGAGCTGGACAAGGTCTACCAGCTGCTGCAGATTGATGAATCGGAGCTTTTCGATATCAGTCTGCTGGATGTGTTCCGCGGCGAGAACATCATCATGGATCCATCGAAGATCATCCAAAAATTGGACGACAAGAGATCCGAGATTGACGGAATTTCGCTGAACTTTGTTTCCACAATCAACGCAGCCGTCAATGCGTATGCATCCCGGCTGGGTGATCTGCAAAATTCGTACAAAACCTGTCTGCTCAACAACGAATCCATTCTGAAGCTCACTTTCGAGAGCAGCAAGAACCAACTTGTTCAAATTTGCTTGGGAACGATTGTCCAAT
This Anopheles marshallii chromosome 3, idAnoMarsDA_429_01, whole genome shotgun sequence DNA region includes the following protein-coding sequences:
- the LOC128711065 gene encoding RNA-binding protein 5-like, with the protein product MDFSPSPDSDTSGYYRNRCRRDERDRGNQGRSKERYRNNSRYSRSRSRSFSRERYSYPRQRSDERDSYRDVNEQTYDDGGWDSRDRFRERSRERDRDRRSRERDRYRDRRDRDKGGRRGGYSPSSIDDGENFDSENEFFYQQKPNNNIIIRGLAPQVTEADINSDLIQCGLQALHVRLIRKRKTGESRGFAFVEFRTEEEATRWICYKQGVLVFNGQHAVMQYTFSMPSKFQTDWYCAKCYAFNFKRRENCFKCHASREDSEIGGDGSDEMSNILTKKIMLRNLDVLTNEESVMAVMQKKLPAELVQKIGKVVICRDPLTSISRGMCYVHFDNLVDSMNTHNALKELDPPLRIDNREVIISYCMDTENRNLMKQHQNSHQGREGNRQGNSNQNHGTQRNGNDSNSNNYQGNGSGGNNFGYRSDGRSDNFDRNSYGNNHNSHGMNKNSGGGGGGRGAFQDITAPPPSGSAVGSASMVSSSSSAAAMASLQENYTLADVPRLAEYSASMYASNATEHKHYLQYYTEYYTNQLSTVTDGQAAGPRASAGLGETANSGAAVAQSAIARKQQSGPNSSKLDKSDVYGLAMGSSTAPVQSGPQLPVPNGVDGRKYPTPDTSQYQYDETSGFYYDPTTGLYYDANSQYYYNSETSSYLYWDPENQTYVAAPASSSASNSATSGPGSQQMTNQPENAVTASLAESAEKMEKSKSKEQAPPQDKVKVAKKIVKDMEKWAKQLNQKKDYNVIQPPARIEEATLYSSLGPSKPLSESLGGLGNAGYADVGFSLLEKKERAGGIVSTASLMPGGLGGSSASSSTYPASSGATKPVTGATSTYAGSDSDNDFGDGEGGGPSDRDLVDFDRLTCLLCKRAFQSQEILMKHVKMSSLHKENLQKLNANLRAGGGSRGGGGSSDGGSGGPFNGLQYRDRAKERRQKYGEDEAPPVNRSKERFQREIEKQTQSQPAYPQGTASAVPIGQNNIGNKLLQKMGWSEGQGLGRSNQGRVNIIEAEARVANVGLGIKANAAAQFGRTTDDYKTYIKKMMKSRYEQVDVKD
- the LOC128715565 gene encoding ATP-dependent RNA helicase vasa; translated protein: MSDDWEECDEGRSFDQPDFNEVSESNGNGFGDTNNGFDDYEAKNGFNDDNNGYNATDDGGYGGYSGGRGGRGGRGGGRGRDRGGRNGGGGFGGERNGNFRDRNGDSRPPYSGNNDPSMDEVKSDKPRSLYIPPLPTEDESLIFGSGISSGINFEKFDDIEVRVSGENPPNPVDNFENSGLREEVMTNVRKSKYTKPTPIQRYAIPIILNGRDLMACAQTGSGKTAAFMLPMINNLLDMEDGLELRTRNPYIVIVAPTRELAIQIHDEGRKFAHGTKLKVCVSYGGTAVHHQLQLMRGGCHILVGTPGRLLDFIDRGYLTLENVKFVVLDEADRMLDMGFLPSIEKMMGHETMATKENRQTLMFSATFPSEIQELAGKFLNNYICVFVGIVGGACADVDQTIHLVEKFKKRKKLEEILNEGNPKGTLVFVETKRNADYLASLMSETQFPTTSIHGDRLQREREMALDDFKFGRMDVLIATSVAARGLDIKNVSHVINYDLPKSIDDYVHRIGRTGRVGNKGRATSFYDPEADRAMASDLVKILTQAGQSVPDFLKDAGGASTYMGSSQFGGKDIRDSHGSRVDAQPTALEPEEAWD
- the LOC128714876 gene encoding uncharacterized protein LOC128714876; the encoded protein is MKHFIAVALLCLGVAKLSEAGRPVSTEVVQKLKDIEPVYKQLQDTVINEVAGAKLATATRTDAFYKAVIADKEISLATTVQLEDDMVYQLNGQGPSADASCLQFIRSLVDSNMNVAGVGYSNCVNTVEAAVNEELDKVYQLLQIDESELFDISLLDVFRGENIIMDPSKIIQKLDDKRSEIDGISLNFVSTINAAVNAYASRLGDLQNSYKTCLLNNESILKLTFESSKNQLVQICLGTIVQ